From the genome of Argentina anserina chromosome 4, drPotAnse1.1, whole genome shotgun sequence, one region includes:
- the LOC126790494 gene encoding probable protein phosphatase 2C 33: MVGPVVEARRGHDCMVGLECFLDIVRALGMGSCLSVTGDGRVSSSSAPSSKRRRRLAGNSPSPTAVTSPVSSMEMWLHRVPGRLFLNGFSDVASLFSKQGRKGVNQDAMIAWENFGSKEDTIFCGVFDGHGPSGHMVAKKVRDSLPLKVSSQWVLNTSAADVNRAGASEENKDRDGGFFDSLKDSFLKAFKVMDKELKLHPRIDCYCSGTTAVTMVKQGQDLVIANIGDSRAVLGTRDQDGSLIAVQLTVDLKPNLPREAERITLCKGRVFALHNEPDVTRVWLPNSNSPGLAMARAFGDFCLKDYGLISVPDVSYRCLTEKDEFVVLATDGIWDVLSNKEVVEIVAASPRAAAARALVELANQAWKFKYSYAKVDDCAVVCLFLTSSASDNTSLCIPEGKVNSLEVADVDGVKITV, translated from the exons ATGGTAGGTCCGGTGGTGGAGGCGAGAAGAGGACATGACTGTATGGTTGGGTTGGAGTGCTTTCTGGACATCGTCAGGGCTCTAGGGATGGGCTCATGCCTCTCCGTCACCGGCGACGGCCGCGTGTCGTCGTCCTCGGCGCCGAGCAgcaagaggaggaggaggctgGCCGGGAACTCGCCGTCTCCGACTGCGGTGACGTCACCGGTCTCGTCGATGGAGATGTGGCTGCATAGGGTTCCGGGGAGGCTGTTCCTGAATGGCTTCTCTGATGTGGCTTCCTTGTTCAGCAAGCAAGGCAGGAAGGGTGTCAATCAGGACGCTATGATTGCTTGGGAG AATTTCGGCTCGAAGGAAGATACAATATTTTGTGGTGTGTTTGATGGACATGGTCCTAGTGGTCATATGGTGGCAAAGAAGGTGAGGGATTCTCTGCCTTTGAAAGTCAGCTCACAGTGGGTGTTGAACACCAGCGCAGCAGATGTTAACCGCGCGGGTGCGTCTGAGGAGAACAAGGATAGGGACGGGGGATTCTTTGACTCATTGAAAGATTCGTTTTTGAAGGCCTTTAAGGTTATGGACAAGGAGCTTAAGTTGCATCCTCGTATTGATTGCTATTGTAGTGGGACAACTGCAGTTACCATGGTCAAGCAG GGTCAGGATCTTGTTATTGCAAATATTGGGGACTCAAGAGCTGTGCTAGGCACAAGAGATCAAGACGGTTCTCTCATTGCTGTTCAGTTGACTGTAGACTTAAAACCAAATCTTCCGA GGGAAGCTGAGAGGATCACCTTATGTAAAGGTCGAGTATTTGCTCTCCACAACGAGCCTGATGTCACTCGTGTTTGGTTGCCCAACAGCAATTCTCCAGGACTTGCGATGGCCCGGGCTTTTGGAGATTTCTGCCTAAAGGATTATGGTTTAATCTCTGTCCCTGATGTTTCTTATCGCTGCCTCACTGAGAAGGATGAATTTGTAGTATTGGCAACTGATGGA ATCTGGGATGTTCTCTCAAACAAAGAAGTTGTGGAAATAGTGGCAGCATCCCCACGAGCAGCTGCTGCTCGAGCCCTGGTGGAGTTGGCCAATCAAGCTTGGAAATTTAAATACTCATATGCCAAGGTTGATGATTGTGCCGTTGTTTGTCTCTTTCTCACTTCTAGTGCTTCAGACAATACTTCCCTTTGCATACCCGAGGGGAAAGTTAACTCTTTAGAAGTAGCTGACGTCGATGGTGTTAAAATAACTGTTTAA
- the LOC126790808 gene encoding aspartic proteinase 36: MASSSSLLPTPATTTTTSSSSVMAALRRSSQTFALLLLLLISSNLTAAVALNNAVLSVKYKYAGRERTLSNLKAHDTKRTLRFIAGVDLPLGGSGRPDAVGLYYAKIGIGTPARDYYVQVDTGSDIMWVNCIQCKDCPARSSLGIELSLYDIKQSSTGKFVSCDQEFCVAVNNGLLAGCTTNRTVNGTANTNSASNMTCPYLQIYGDGTSTAGYFVKDIVLYDQVSGDLKTTSSNGSVIFGCGATQSGDQGSGEEALDGILGFGKSNSSVISQLGSSGKVKKMFAHCLDGKNGGGIFAIGHVVQPKVNMTPLVPNQQHYNVNMKAVQVGLSFLNISTDVFEAGGTIIDSGTTLAYLPDVVYESLVNKIFAQQPDLKIHTLRGEYTCFEYSGSLDNGFPAVTLYFENSLSLKVYPHDYLFPSDGFWCIGWQNSGMQSRDRKNLTLLGDLVLSNKLVLYDLENQVIGWTEYNCSSSIKVQDEHNGTVHLVGSHYIPSKTCHLNHQWTIHIFLALLLYSLMY, from the exons AtggcctcttcttcttctcttcttccaaCTCCAGCGACGACCACCACGACGTCGTCTTCCTCCGTCATGGCCGCTCTCCGTAGGTCCAGCCAAACCTtcgccctcctcctcctcctccttatcTCCTCCAACCTCACCGCCGCCGTCGCCCTCAACAACGCCGTCCTCAGCGTCAAGTACAAATACGCCGGCCGCGAGCGCACTCTCAGTAACCTCAAGGCTCACGACACCAAGCGCACTCTCCGCTTCATCGCCGGCGTCGATCTCCCCCTCGGCGGCTCCGGCCGCCCTGACGCCGTGGG ATTGTACTATGCCAAAATCGGAATCGGAACGCCGGCGAGGGATTACTATGTGCAAGTTGATACCGGAAGTGATATCATGTGGGTGAATTGTATCCAATGCAAGGATTGCCCTGCAAGAAGCTCGCTTGGT ATTGAGCTGTCATTGTATGATATCAAGCAGTCTTCGACTGGTAAATTCGTTAGTTGTGATCAGGAGTTCTGCGTGGCGGTGAATAACGGTCTGTTGGCTGGATGTACTACCAATAGAACTGTCAATGGTACTGCCAATACCAATAGTGCCTCCAATATGACGTGTCCCTATTTGCAGATTTACGGAGACGGCACCTCCACTGCCGGTTATTTTGTTAAGGATATTGTGTTGTATGACCAAGTTTCTGGTGACCTCAAGACTACCTCTTCCAATGGGAGCGTCATATTTGG GTGTGGTGCTACACAATCTGGAGATCAAGGTTCTGGTGAAGAAGCACTTGATGGAATACTAGGCTTTGGAAAGTCCAATTCATCTGTAATCTCGCAGCTAGGTTCATCAGGAAAAGTGAAGAAGATGTTTGCCCACTGCTTAGATGGAAAGAATGGAGGTGGTATCTTTGCTATTGGACATGTTGTGCAGCCAAAAGTTAACATGACTCCATTGGTACCCAACCA GCAGCACTACAATGTCAATATGAAGGCAGTTCAAGTCGGGCTCTCTTTTCTAAATATTTCCACAGATGTATTTGAGGCCGGAGGGACTATAATTGACAGTGGTACAACTTTGGCCTATCTTCCGGACGTGGTATACGAGTCCTTAGTAAATAAG ATCTTTGCTCAGCAGCCGGATTTGAAAATTCACACTCTTCGCGGCGAGTATACATGCTTTGAGTACTCAGGAAG TCTTGACAATGGATTTCCTGCAGTCACcttatattttgaaaattcaCTTTCTTTGAAGGTTTATCCACATGACTACTTGTTCCCCTCT GATGGCTTTTGGTGTATTGGTTGGCAAAATAGTGGAATGCAATCTAGGGATAGGAAGAATTTGACCCTTTTGGGAG ATCTGGTACTTTCAAATAAGCTAGTGCTGTATGATCTTGAAAATCAGGTCATTGGATGGACTGAGTATAACT GCTCGTCAAGTATCAAAGTGCAGGATGAACATAATGGAACAGTGCATTTAGTAGGTTCCCACTATATCCCTTCAAAAACTTGTCATTTGAATCACCAATGGACTATACACATCTTCCTTGCGTTGCTGCTGTACAGTTTAATGTACTGA
- the LOC126790809 gene encoding uncharacterized protein At1g05835: MLQKLEKNFFHLLILTRMQGQTAYKLLLWTSLTSASLLCHGWGEKCTTNDHAPTVQQSQIAVGRSPTFMVEVQNNCPMCPVINLHLKCGSFPQALVNPRLLKVLSNNDCVVNSGLPLAPLQKISFNYSHQLYPMSPKIWYFQCE; encoded by the exons ATGCTGCAGAAACTTGAAAAAAACTTCTTCCATCTCCTCATTTTAACCAGAATGCAAGGCCAAACAGCTTACAAGCTTCTTCTCTGGACATCTCTTACTTCTGCTTCTCTTCTCTGCcatg GATGGGGAGAAAAATGTACTACAAATGATCATGCTCCAACAGTGCAACAGTCTCAAATAGCGGTTGGAAGGTCTCCAACATTCATGGTGGAAGTGCAGAACAACTGCCCAATGTGCCCAGTTATCAACCTTCACTTGAAGTGCGGTAGCTTTCCTCAAGCTCTGGTGAATCCCAGGCTACTCAAGGTTTTAAGCAACAATGACTGCGTGGTGAATAGCGGTTTACCATTGGCACCTCTGCAAAAAATTTCCTTCAATTACTCTCACCAACTGTATCCGATGTCTCCTAAAATCTGGTATTTCCAATGTGAGTGA
- the LOC126791093 gene encoding 15-cis-zeta-carotene isomerase, chloroplastic, whose product MASSSSSSTLVLSTLFSSLPHPTTKLPFSSFPTSPILPKLTLSSSKPLKSNTIQSSRVHLLRRFRAYTTIRDAEKEEEERAFVGEDSAEFLLSKQKLSSWLYFTAVLGTVLFVLNVVWIDNSTGFGKPFIDAVSRLSDSHEVVMLLLILIFAIVHSGLASLRDAGEKLIGERAFRVLFAGTSLPLAVSTVVYFINHRYDGVQLWQLKDVFGVHELVWLSNFVSFLFLYPSTFNLLEVAAVDKPKMHLWETGIMRITRHPQLVGQVVWCLAHTLWIGNSVTVAASIGLIGHHLFGAWNGDRRLTIRYGDNFEVVRKRTSIVPFAAIIDGRQKLPKDYYKEFIRLPYFAITALTLGAYFGHPLMQTASFGLHW is encoded by the exons AtggcttcctcctcctcctcatccacCCTTGTCCTCTCAACCCTCTTCTCCTCCCTCCCTCACCCAACCACCAAACTCCCCTTCTCCTCATTCCCCACTTCCCCAATTCTCCCCAAGCTCACCCTCTCTTCTTCAAAGCCTCTGAAATCCAACACCATTCAGAGCAGTCGGGTTCACCTGTTGAGGAGGTTTCGAGCCTACACGACCATCAGAGATGCTGagaaggaggaagaggagcGGGCATTTGTGGGCGAAGACTCGGCGGAGTTTCTGTTGTCCAAGCAGAAGCTGTCTTCCTGGCTTTATTTCACTGCTGTTCTTGGGACTGTGCTGTTTGTGCTCAACGTGGTTTGGATTGATAACTCCACCGGGTTTGGGAAGCCCTTCATTGACGCGGTTTCGAGGCTTTCTGATAGCCATGAG GTTGTAATGTTGCTCTTGATTCTTATATTTGCCATAGTCCATAGTGGTCTGGCCAGCCTACGAGACGCTGGCGAGAAGCTTATTGGAGAACGTGCTTTCCGGGTTTTGTTTGCAGGGACATCTTTACCATTGGCTGTTAGCACTGTT GTATATTTCATTAACCACAGATATGACGGAGTACAGTTATGGCAACTGAAGGATGTATTTGGTGTACATGAATTAGTGTGGCTGtctaattttgtttccttcctCTTCCTTTATCCATCGACTTTCAATCTACTAGAGGTTGCAGCTGTTGACAAGCCCAAAATGCATCTTTGGGAAACTGGGATTATGAGAATCACCAGGCATCCACAG ctTGTAGGCCAGGTCGTTTGGTGCTTGGCTCACACACTTTGGATTGGAAACTCAGTGACAGTGGCAGCTTCTATTGGTTTAATTGGTCACCACCTCTTTGGTGCTTGGAATGGTGACAGAAGATTAACTATAAGATATGGGGATAACTTTGAAGTTGTGAGAAAGCGAACAAGTATTGTGCCTTTTGCAGCCATTATAGATGGCCGTCAAAAGTTGCCAAAAGATTACTACAAGGAATTCATCCGGCTGCCATATTTTGCGATCACTGCATTGACGCTAGGTGCATACTTTGGACACCCCCTTATGCAGACAGCCAGTTTTGGTCTCCATTGGTAG